From Psychroflexus torquis ATCC 700755, the proteins below share one genomic window:
- a CDS encoding DUF721 domain-containing protein, protein MKNKRANEEQSMKDLMDIFKQKHKLNPGLDKVDVEKAWMNELGPAMKNYTDTIRFKNNILTVHLSSSTLREELSYGKAKIIKRLNESLGRELIQKIILR, encoded by the coding sequence ATGAAGAATAAAAGAGCTAATGAAGAACAGTCTATGAAAGATTTAATGGACATTTTTAAACAAAAACACAAATTGAATCCTGGATTGGATAAGGTCGATGTCGAAAAAGCATGGATGAATGAACTAGGTCCAGCTATGAAAAATTATACGGACACTATTCGTTTTAAGAACAACATTCTCACGGTTCACTTATCGTCTTCTACTCTAAGGGAAGAACTAAGTTACGGAAAAGCTAAAATTATTAAACGATTGAATGAAAGTTTAGGGAGAGAACTTATTCAAAAAATAATTCTAAGATAA